The Etheostoma spectabile isolate EspeVRDwgs_2016 chromosome 4, UIUC_Espe_1.0, whole genome shotgun sequence sequence ACAACTAGTCTTGTGTAACACAAGGCTTGCTGGGTTCCATACTACCGTCTAAAATAGAACCAATAATAAGCAGTAATCCaggctgaaataaaacaaaaccttaTAGCGTACTGAACAATTACTGGTTTATGCATTTTTAAGAACTCACCATAATTGGTTTTCCCTGGAACATTTTCACTTCTTCTCTTAGGTATCTGTAGGCCTGAGGACAAGAAAGAAGACAGTAGAGTATTCACAATAATGTCAAATCTGTTTCAAATCTTCCCAATACACTAGTGTGATGTTCAGTGCATACAACTGTAAACTTGTTACTTGCACATCAAATGATAAAGTTGCTGTAATAAATCACACACAGAAAGTATCCGTTATACTGCATACCTAAAACAGCATTAAACAAACTTTACAAGCAACTATAATCAAGAATTGTCAAATCCAAATCTTGCACCCTCACCAAGGTCATGGAAATTCACCTTTGGTTTTCAAGAACAATGGAACCAGAGCAAATGACAGCCACATTTAATGCAAAAGTATATATGccatgttaataaaaattaaaataagcattaaaccaaaaatgtaactgtattgtgtaACTTAGACAATACTAGGATTATACAGCAAGTTAGTCAAAAACAAGCCctgtgttttattaatgtggATACGTACCTGTTGTGCATCCATATCTGACTGAAATGTTATGTACCAGTTGCTGTTGTGTGCAAACTCTGTGCTTAACACTGTGGGGCAGTTTTCACTCTCAAAAAGAGCCTCCACTTCCTGTGAATAAGATGCAAGGCTCATATTACACATTTCTCCCTCCAAAACTAAACTCACACATCTCCAATCAGGTCACCATGCAGGCTCTATGATAAGTTGTCAATGAGCCATTATATACCTCTTATACCAAATATCCACAGTTATAACATCAAAATGCAGTGACAAACATAATGCACATCACTGTCTGTAACGGACTTCTTTTTAACAGCTTTGCCTGAACACAGTGTGAGCAAGAATGAGCGTGCGGGAGCACCTTGTTTGTatgatgtactgtacagtaaGATGTGTTGGTTTTGTGTAGAACTGTGCTAAGTATGCAGTATGGAACTTTTACCTCAACTGGTGTAGTCTCTGGCACCTCTCTCAGAATAATGATGCAGCGACTGTGGTTTGGCCGAACCTTCTCTCCAGTTTCATCAACTTGCACCATGGGAGAGGCTATAACAAAGACACATCCTAagtatatgtttttttacaatctgTAAGTAACTTCAGGTTCCCTCAAACAACCTACATTAAGTGCTCTTGGAGAATATGCATCTCTCTCTGGCATACAtcttcagcatttaaaaaaaaaaaagtaattaataatgttaaaagcaTTTATTATTGACTGTAAGCTACAAAGACAATTCAATGTTTCCACCCTCGGAAAACGGTTTTGAAGAAGTGGTAAGCATCAGACCACAATTAACAACTGCAGGATACCATAAACTAGGCTCGGGCCAgtgtaaacattttcaaaccGTTTGATATTAAACCCAACACTGGAACGGTATACCTAATTTTATCACTAGGTGTTGCACTTGATTCAGCTGTTCCCGAGTGAGGCCATAATGAGAGTGTAGCAACTCCAGTAAATGGCTGTCAGACACTAGTGGCTATCTATGgttagtttgtttaaaaaaatatatatatattattattaaattatgttaatccgggttctcggcagtaaatTTGACtcgtttcaggtgagggttggcctccgccagggctgcgctttgtcaccaatcctgtttgtagtatttatggactgGACAACGAGGCGTAGTtagggtggggaggggttgcagtttggttggTTCAggatcgctgctttttgcagataatttggtcctgatggcgtcatcggcctgtgaccttcagcactcactggattggtttgcagcagagtgtgaagcggctgggatgaggatcagctcTAAAATCTGAGGCAATGGTTCTCAGCaagaaaccgatggagtgccttcttcaggtagggaatgagtccttaccccaagtgaaggagtttaaataccttggggtcttgatcgcaagtgaggggaccatggagtgggagattggtcggagaatcggcgcaggcggtattacatttaatttatcgcaccgttgtgacaaaaccAGAGCTGAGCcaaaaggcaaagctctcgatctactggtcagtttttgttcttaccttcacctatggtcatgaaggctgggtcatgactgaaagaacgagatccagggtttaagcggccgaaatgggtttcctcatgAAGGTGcctggtgtctcccttagagataggagCTTTTTAGAGTAGAGTAGAGCCGCTTCTCCTTTGCATCGaaaagagccagttgaggtggtttgggcatctggtaaggatgccttctGAGcgctagggaggtgttccaggcaagtccagcagggaggaggcctctgggaagacccaggactaggtggagggattatatctccaatctggcctgggaacacctcgggatcccaCAGTCGGAGGTGGTTGAtttggctcgggaaagggaagtttgggttcCCATGCTGGAGCTGCTAACCCCCACGACcaaataccggataagcggacgaagatagATGGCATTATGTTAATCACGTTGTCATATAACTCATTGCCAGTGTGGGACAAGCTACTTGGAAAGTGTAGAGAGCTATGCTACCAAATAATCCACACTTAATATAGTTTCACTACACTGAAGCTAACGTTATCCACCAAAGACGCCAAGCTACAGCAACATGGCCACTAAAAGCGCTAAGCTACTAAAAAGCCATtttattcagacaacagcaaCGCTATTGAGAAGTAGTTACGCTAGTAACGCTACTGCCCAACACTGCTAGCAATAGAAATTGGATTTAGTTCCTTTACATTGTCGGGACAGGTTGctaatgtaggctacttgtcaGAAGGTGTCATAGTGAAAATTGCCAGTTCAACTGGTTTGCATACAATCAAACTGGTTTAGCCAGGTACACTGTACAAACCGGAAAAGGACCCAACTTTACCCTTAACTTAAGACCTTCTTTATAAACCCGATGTTGGTGTGAAATGCAGTTTTATTTagttcaaaacattttaaagttgtttatGGATTCTGTATGTAAACTAATGTGTCAGTGAAACTGCAAGCATTTGTAAAATACAGACAGAACAACAGCACTGGTACCTCGCAGTACATCCAGAATGAGGTCTATGTCAGTGGTAAGGGCTTTGATGTCCTCCATACAAGCAATGGTCCAGATGGGAACAAACTGATCACTGTCCATCTGGGATATCAGGTACAGGTCCTTAGACAGGTTCTCTCTGCAAAtagtcaaaaacaacaacaacattggactacaaaaacattcaaaatgccAAACTAATCAAAGAAATAAATTAAGTCAATGGCTGTCCAATCAGGGATTGATAACCCTTAATAAAAACACCTCAGGAATCTAATAAATTACATTATGGAATCagataaataaatagagaattaaaaaatgtagaaatttgGTTTCGGTGTAATAAACTCTTAACATAAGACGaattacattttgtttcattCCAAGAAAAATCAAATGGAAAACAAGCATTTTGTCTTAAGATAAATGAACAAATTATTCAAAAGTAAATATCACTAAATTCCTCTGAGTCtatatcaatacatttttaaatttcaaatgccATGGGGCGTCCTCTAGCTCCCCCAggaagagcgtgcgccccatgtaggctaaGGCCTTTACAGcagtttgaatccaacctgcggccctttgctgcgtgtcatcccccatctctttcCCACcttctatccactgtcactcatAAATAACGGGagaaagccccccaaaaaatcatcttaaaaaaaaatggatgtggAACAAGAACAGTGCAGGGAAAAAGAGGAAGATGGAGGTCATGGTTAACAGGAAGCcggagaaaaaaataagacaagcagaaaaaaaagtctgctcGTTCTCCCTCTACCACAAATGGCTACAGAAACACAATTATAATGATGAAAATTTCAAATGGCATAATGATCATCTAAccaaaaaactaactaaatatttttaattattttttaaagtaagacATTTACTCCCACACTCAGCACTTCTCACTTTATATAAAACTTTGTTTGAGCCCCATTCAAACTACTGTAATGTTATATGGTGTAACACTTGTCCCAACCACTTGAAAAAACTACAGATtttacagaagaagaaaaaaacaaatatcataCAGGCATTAACATGGTCTGAGCCCAATAGCCCCACTCGTCCTCCATTTCATCGCCTTGGTTTATTGAGGCTTACTGAATATAATGTATATTCTAATGCTTGCATGATATTCAGGGTCATTCATAGGTTAAAACTACCGATTGTGTGAGCTTGTTCCAATTAGTCGAAAcgaatatatataaaaaggcaATTCAATTATTCATTACTGATGTtatttttgacacacacacaccacacacacacacacacacacacacacacacacacacacacacacacacacacacacacacacacacacacacacacacaccacacacaccacacacactaaagtATATAGGGGCAAACAGTGTAAATAACTCATCCAAACAGTTGCAATCTATGATATAAACTAAAAGACTTTGAAAATTGCTTTACTACTCACCTAGAAAAGCAGAACTCAAGCTGTCTCTTCAATGACTCTCTTAGGCTCTCCTCAGATATTGGTTGTTCCTTAGAAGCATTACCCTCTATGGCTGAGTCGCATTGCGGGTCAAAGAGTAAATACCCTAAGTCAGGTTGGTCAATGCCATTCACAATTCCCTTTGCAGGTACAGGGGCATAGTCAGCAGTGCTGTCAGGATATTCAGCGTTGTGTCCTTTTCCCCCTGAAGAGGGGACGTCTGAGTAACCTAAGATAGACCAGGCAAGCAGGAAAAATATTAGTAAAATAAGTGATGTTTAGACAACAGCATCTAATGTTCTAAAGAAACATAAGCTTTGTATTTGTTGCATAACCATGAGGAGAATAGTACCAAAAAtgtctatctgtaattatattGGTATTTGTCAATAAATACTATACATGCCTACACATGTCACACAGCCTATCCCCATACTTTAGTGCTGTACCAGTTAGGGGTGTAACGGCTCACTAAACTTAAACACTAAGCGGTTTGGATCACGGTTTTGAGTCACATGTGGATCAATTTTCAGATTagcaaaaaaaggaaggaatttaaattatttaataaaaatgtaataaattttacctgtacattttgttaaataaaaatgatccgTTACACCACTAGTACCAGTGCAGGGGGACAGGGGTTTAGTTTGCATTAATGGCCTGAGGGGAAGATGGAGATCAATTGAAGTTTTTGCGCAAAAAACTGAATAAGCTCATACCGTTGGCCATCTCAGCAGGAGGGGGGTAGGTCGGCAGCCAAGGAGaattctctgtctcctctgggATGTCATTCTGGTGGGCAGGAATCTCCTGCCAAACTTTAGCATTGGGGTTCAGACCTGCTCCCTTTGTGGTGACCTGCATGATTATAAGAATACaatgaaagttaaagaaaatagtTTTGGGTACACATAATATGCAGTATGTTCCAAGAAACACACTAGTGCAGAAAGAAGTGTTTTGGTCTTTGAAACAGTGAGATTTTACATGATTGGATGTAATGTGGTTAAGTCAGACACTTAGATGCGTGGAGTTGCCTGCAACTGGTTTCAGACATACATAGAACAAATAATACACACGCCTCTTGCGATCACCACCTATGTATATGCTTGGCATGACTGCAGGTAATGGTAAACTCCAAAAAAAGAACCCGAAAGAAATTCAGGAAAAGCTCAGCATTCAATTACTAGCTAAGTAATGAATAAGGTATTAAAGCAGTATTTACATTATGTGGCAAGCCACTCACGCATTCCTTATAgttactactgctactactgaAAATCATAACTTAAATGACCCCCTTTACTGCATCATAGCCAATCCAATTAATAAAGCTACTTTATCcgaaatccacacacacacacggcgcAAGTCCACCTCCGAGCTCTAGCGTTACTTAAAGAAGGCGACCTGACATCTATTGCAAAACCTCGGGTGTGCTTCAGTCATTGATGCTAAACTAATACATGAATCTAATACTTGAGTCCAACCTGTCAGCTATCCAAAATGTGGTTACAATTTACCGGCTAAGCGCTTGCTGTGAAGCTAAGTGACGTTAGCGTTGCTCTGAGGGAAGAAAGAGCACATGGTGCCCGACGTGCCCACCCAACCATATGCGACGATATTCAAAATCGTTTCTCTAACTTTTCTTCTGAACTCAAGGCGTCTGTGGTTAATTGTTTAACTATCCTCTCGTGGTTAACTTTTAAAAGTTGACGTCTCCGCGGCTTAACGTTATTGACATGATGACCTTTATCACGGAACGTTACAGTTGTGCAACACAGCTAACATTTTACACAAATCACGTGTAACGTTAGTAACTTAGTCGCTACATATGAAAGGTAAAGGAATTAAACTATGCATTTACAGCGACTGGTTATGCAACATGACAGATTTCCCCAACTCATTATGTCCGAAACACGTTGGCAAGATAAGCTTGTTTGGTGTTTCGCAGTCTACCATACAGTGACTAACGACTCCATAAATACCTgcctttagctagctagctaactagcttaaGTTTACTAAAATGTCACACCGGCCTTACTTTACACTGCTAAACTACGATAATTTGTTTGAAAAGTTGACAGTAGCATGATTAATTGTCCATGTATATAATAAAAGCAGTGTTTCGGAGCACAAACGTTAATTAACATGTAAAGTAAGGCTAACCTTACTACAATGGCGCAGTTTGGGCGAGCTTAAGCAGCACGAGTCAAACGGGAGGAAGGACGCAAACAGGTTGTCGCATGTTAGCTAGCGTGCCCACATCCAGGCCCCAAACTCACCATGCTGCTTCGATTCTCGTCTTCTTACGATGTCCTTCTCAACTCCAGTAGCTGGATTCAATTGTCCTGTTGGTTGTATTATTTGGGATGGCTTTAACGCTTAAAAATGATTGGCCGCACGTATTTAGAGTGGCCAGTCGTCGTAACTACCGTCTCCCCGGTAACGTAATTCCAACGACCGAACTGCCCCAGTCCAAACGGTGCGTCCGCGCGGACAAcaacttttaaagcttttaattTATAACAATAACGGCAGTCTCgctgttttttgtaaaatagttTCCCATTTGATGAAATATGTTCTTCAAGCTCAATTCCTCCAGCTTCGAGGCACCGCTCATCCAGCATGTGACATCTGCGTCCTCTGTCTGCCACAGTCCGTCCCAACCGACTTTACTCCGCCTCTACCTACTTACCTCCCCGGCAACAGCAATGCTACACCGCACGTAGCAACCAGTCTATGGTAGCAACGATCGACTGACCCCTATGAGGTCACTATGGCTGCTGGAGCCGATTCGATGCTCTTATGAGACCTGCCTTATCTTGTAATAACGATATTGCACAAAACGTTAGTGGATGTATGCTTTAATTAATCTATATTTCACCCATTGCAAAAACGAGTTAAATATTTCTGGCGGCTCCCTGTTGACGTGTCGTTAGGTATCAACCGGTCTGGCTGGACAGTGTACAGGACAAACTTCTGTCCTTCAACagcagccatatactcttgaGTCAACGACGGAAACTGTATAAATGTTATCTTTCCACTCTGTTCACTTTCTATTTAAATAGTTTGAAGTGATAAAAATCAGAATATTAGATTTGCTccaataaaatcaaaattcatCTCATTACGTTGTTTTTCTCATCGTCACACCACGGATAGCGTGGAATAATATTGATCTTTTATCaatcaaaaaatagaaaaaccaGTGTGAAAGGTCAATGCTAGTGTGCCTTGAACATGTAATGACCAcgccttgattaaaaaaaaaactgtttgattAGAACTTTGAGCTGGAATTGATTTGCACAGGATCTTTTAAACACTAGTGCTGCAGACATGCGACCCCTACCTTAATTGATTTAGATTTCACATGATTACAtctcttattattattgttttgacGTATAAAGACTAGAGGGAGTGCTGAGAGCTCATGTAATTCCTAGTGTAGCTCCTCCCACTACTAACTTGAGCAGTCTTATTAACCAGAATCAGTGAAAACActtgcatactgtatgtctcaGGGCCTTAACACTTTTGCAGAAGATACAGTTCACTTACATTCACAAActtatgaaaaaaagagaagtattGGTAGTGAAGTGGACCCCACTGATGTatacacaataaaagaaaaaaaacaatgttttttaaatgcacagCGACCTCTTTAATCAGACACCCAATTAAATTGACTTAAAATCGACCAAGTACACACAATTGCTTTACTGTAACAATAGCCTACTTATACTTTACTGGTGACAAGGTTTGTGCACttatttcagatagaaagcaaaacaattttttttcttcagtattTAACATGACTTCATTAGATTAGTGGAGGTCATTTTCTTGTCCTACAGATGTGAGTTATTTGCACACAAACTTAAAAATCCCCCTTTCCCCAAACCACGAAGAGTTTTAACAGGTTTTCTCATTACGCCTTGGTGGGTCCAACCATCTGTGATGCCTGCTGGCTTTGTTGCAGTTGCTGGATCTTCACATTCATTACTTCAATCACAGCTGTAAGAAAGAACACAACGTGTAAAGTAAAGGTTTTCCACTTAacaggtgctctaagcgatgtcacacgtgtttgttttttgtggttgtcacatacagcaaacatctctttACTATCcgcaagctgcctgtccccagaacgcactgtaaaagtaaaacaataaaatgcagtctctatagacagcccagggtctacaaatggcaacaaaacaaactgtgcccacctgcaccacaaagcatacacaaacagaaaatactttgaacgtcaacaagaagtaacatcccccaacatcacttagagcacctttaaaacatcctaattgagactttttcagatTATAGTTACCATGTATTACTACAGCATATCTATTCcttaacacattttctttgtactGTAAAATACTACTTGTGTAATGTTAActtaaaagtgacatttttggTTTGGTGACATTTGCGCACAGCGCCTCGAGTGATGCGTTTTATGTCACTTGCTGAGAACGGACGACAGCAGTCTTCAGCTTTGGCAATGAAGAGGACATAAAAATtacaagataattacctcttctgaagagtccatgttttttataatactccatgtcctccttgatTTTGATAAatgctactagcaactgtgtagGTCAGGGGTCTttaacgttttccaggccaaggacccccaaactgatggcgagatggagcggggacctcctaattatatatattgtataaaattgtgttatatcaaactggtcctatagtgccatgtgtgcattgatgactgaaagacatcttctgcctccatttatctgtttactacagtgtgttgaattcatgttaatgtgtatttaaagacatttcaattagtggggggggatataaaaaaaagtctatcaaccaaaactttcgcgacccccatgcagtacctccgtggaccccctaggggtcacggaccccctgttgaagacccctggtgtaGGTGGTGTGTGATCACCAAAAGAACACAGGATAcaactttcatttaattttcaaaCCCCTATGCAAAATAACtagtattcatttctttaaaatatgcTTTGGACTTGCCCTGACATATCCATTAAGATAAGGGACTTGTAGCATTATAATATACGGCTTTGAATGGTAAAGATGTGATGAcatttagtggaaaaaattaGGAAATAGAGATATCCACACGGTTAACCTGGGTCGGAACTTCGATTAATAAGTAAATTAATCGAACTGGCAGTTTTATACATCACTGGTTATCCATTCCAGTGTTTCCCCTTTTTATTCTCAGCAGGGCACTGCCGTGAGTCAATGAACAAGGCACCTGTCTGTGGTGAGTTCACATGTCTGTAATAGCAGGACAGCTGCATACTATTTGCTAAAGTCAGTTAAACAGGTGAAGATCACAAAAACAGGCCCAGTAGTAAACGACACAGTGTTGTACTGCAGATCTGGTGTTTTTAGTGGAGCTGGACAAAGAACGTTTGGTTAAAATAGACTGGCAAGGCTGTTTTGCTCTCATTGTTGGCCGTAAAGTTAGCTGGACGTGATTGTAGCCTTGGTGTGTTTCATGTGTAGTGACTGCTTCAGACTCCTTTTCAAAAATAGCATTTTGAATACTTGTCAGTAACCAGTTATTTGGCAAGTTAGGAGGAAATTTGGCATGCAGTTAACACACTAATCATaattttgttttgatgaaaacAACTCGTGGGAGTTGCTCCTGGTGTTCAGCTCCACAGAGCTCGGGGTTCAGAATCAGCTTTCTTTGGCAGGTATGAGGAACTTTGCTTTGGATTGTATTGCTCACAATGGGCTTACTCATACAGatcaaacaatatatacacaatataaacagaaacaatatagacaggttgtGACAATAGTGCATttaagagtgcaaagtatgcaggagtaaattataatcatgatatttatattaattacggagcatagtgcaaaggatgctgaaataaatattattatgctattatataagtattatattaaaatatgaacagctctgaaatagagaatgatgaaaaaataataagtggaaccagtaaacagacggattagagacagtgttgctgggaATTGAACCTGGCACTGTGTGTTCTCACACAGATCCCACTTTAACCCCTGCATATCTGTAAAGAATGTAGCTTACCTTGTTTCATGGCATGTTTTTCCTGAAGGGCTGGCTGAATTTTCTCTATCTGCTTTGTAAGGAAGTCTATTTTGCGTTTGAAGAACGCCTTTGTCTTTTCCACATTCTACAGAGACAAACAAATACGGAGTATAAATACACTTTACATAAGagtgttttttcatttgaataCCTTATTTAGTAAAAGATGAAATTATTTATGGactttcaaatgtaaatatatttgcCTTTTCAACATAGTATCCTGTCCCCACATCCACTAAAACATGATCCACGTCATTTAATATTCCAGGGACGTACATCTGAGAAGAAGAAATGTCAAGGACAAGTATGTATGTCTCAAGAGACCCAAAACTTCATTTAAAGCACATCACCCAAAACATGAGATGCTGGTTGTTCTACTGTAAAGTAAGGATACAGAGCTGGTGAGTGGCACGAGCAATTCTTTTCCTGTATGACAAaagagaggaagggggggggagagaattCACATGACTTCAGCTGCAGATTCATAGATGTATGGGATTATTTCACAAACCAACAACATTACACCTTTAAAACCATAATGCACAGTCACAACCCATCATTTTGTGAAACACACTGGTGTGCAGCGAGGCCTTCTAAATAGTTTGTTATATAAAATGATCCTAAGCTTTGCAGAGCTTgctaaatgttttcattatcaCTATTTCAACCTATTGAAGAGGGTAGCTTTTATCATAGCAAATGAAGAACCACTGTTGagctaaatatgtttttattaaccATTTAAGTAACTctgttaaccctctgagacctgTGGGAGTGTCAGCGCTTTACTGTCTTTAAGAGGCTGTAGCGGGCTGGGTGCTATAGCTAGAGTGGAGACACTGGTGAAACTATAAAGGCCTGAGGCATCCATTGTTACCAACCATGTCATGCTTGCTTGTGGTAAAGGGGACTAAATAATGCTCCAAACTTAGGGTAAATTTTGGCAAGGGCAAAACTGGCATGGCCATATTCAAAGGGGTCCCTTGACCTCTCACTGCAAAATAGCTGAAGGAAAATAGATTCTACGGGTACACGAGTCTTCCCTTTACATACATGCCCCCTTTATGCTAATCCCATGCAGTTTGGGACAAAAACTATGTGTTTTTTCCTCATGCAGTATTAATGTTATACTCGTCCATTGTGCAATTAtgaatttaaatatttctgCAAACTGGAGTTGCGTACATTGGGTATGACTAGAAAGCTGAGATCTTGTAGATTTAATGAACCCAATTGGATTCATCTGTGATGATGTTAGTCCTCAAAGTAGTGAACTCATTGTATTAAGACCATTTTGTGTCACTGTATAAAATTACCTGTTGTGACCCTTAGGATAATCACAGCCGCATGACACTTTACAACCATGACCTAGAGACAGTATGGCTTTTCTAGGTTTATTGACAATAAGGGGACTTTTGAACAGTTTCCAAAACAGTGATCTTCACCCAGAAATTtaagtttttcctttttacacaAATCTCAAAATGTCAAAGGTTGTTCAAACCAAATcatagcatgttttttttattttttttattggtatCTTAATATGgtattttggatttatttttaacaacttttattAATTCTCAGGTTTTAGAATTGAATGTTAAATGTTGCACCAAATTTTATTAACAAACCTGGTATTAATCCAAAAATTGCTGAAACTTATGAGACTAAAGGAGTATAAGAATGGCATCATGTACTTCAATCATTAAGcctgacaaaaacacaatgtttattacagattAGTGTCTATAAAAACGTGACACGCTTTTATGAGCTGCATCTCACATTAATCTTCATGTTCCTAGCCTTCAGGGGATGTACACAATTTCTATGCGGCATCTACTGTTGACCTGCTTTCACCCCTATGGATCCCTAGTCTCTccataaaaagataaaaatgggTCTATGTGGGTTAAATGCTTGGCGGGGCACAAAGTCATACAACTTTACTCACCcttattgtttttgttcaggACGTTCATACTATCTTTTGCTTCAACATATTTCGTCTGGACAACTTTGAGCTGACCTATTGAAGACGTCAAGAACTCAATTTCCTGAAAAACATGTACAAAACAACCGACGTTAGAGAATCGATACACAA is a genomic window containing:
- the pfdn5 gene encoding prefoldin subunit 5, whose product is MAVNLTDLSLPQLEGLKTQLDQEIEFLTSSIGQLKVVQTKYVEAKDSMNVLNKNNKGKELLVPLTSSMYVPGILNDVDHVLVDVGTGYYVEKNVEKTKAFFKRKIDFLTKQIEKIQPALQEKHAMKQAVIEVMNVKIQQLQQSQQASQMVGPTKA